AGAAAGAAAAGGTCATGTTACTTTTTCtgaggccattgtaactttgaaccatcattaaTCAAATGGTCGTAAataaaggactacttgtaatccgCTTTTGTTAAACAGCAAATCTGTTGCTAATCATGTTTATTACATGATACTATGTTTTAACCTCAGAAAGTAAGTTATTATGTCTGCCCATAGTAATTTCAGAACCTTCATCTCCCATTTAATCATACTTTAAATACTGAAAAACTGTACTAAACTGTTCAAATAAACTGCTTCACTCCAAACAAGATAAGCTTATAACAGGACTAAGAAATAACAAATACTGGTGAGCAAATACTATAATACTGTCTAGTTATATggactaaaaaaaaccccacaatttacttcattattttaaatatacatgGTTAATCACTGAGCTGTATAGTTCTGAACAAGACCAATGGAAGAAAAACTACTTACTTTTAGAAGAAGTACTTGATCCACACAATCTTCATAAGCAGACTCCCCAAATAAGCATTATTATCCTCAGAAATACATTTTGCCTTCTATGAATTTatcatatacattttaaaatataatagttCTACCAGTTAAAATATAATAGCTCTACTATTAAAATATAATAGTTATACCACTTTTGGCTGATAAACTATAGCCATTATTGAATAGAGGAAAGCTACTACTACTAGACTACAACTTAAAATAAGACTGCTATGAAGATGATGCATAAACTAGAGTTAATTCAGAATTCTAACCATTTAATTACATAAAGAAACCGTCACTCACTTTGAATGCTCAGATCAAAATACACAAAACAGACCATTCGTCCCCATCCCTATCTTCTCTTCAAAGAAGAAGATACATCAGGCTATGACCAATTCATTTTGCAACATCTTCCCTTTTGAAGTCTGAATGACatcaagcaatttttttttcagaatcagGTCAAGCCACTTTTGTTTTGCAAACCAGTTAAATTGATGCCTTTAGCTGCTGTTTAAGAACTTTGTCTCCTTTCAATTTATAGATGAAGGTGGGAATATAGTTCCATTGTAGTGTTTTTACTAATACAACATCctattatttgttttataatttgttttaataaacttgaaaaaaataattaatttaaaattatagccCTAAAATCAGCCTgttgatcaaaattcaattatACTATGTTCTAGAAGATGGCAGTTCTAATtctttattcaatttttaaagaaaagtattaCTAGTGTTAtgttaatattttcattttcacaGTAATAATATTAGATAGCTTACCCATTTATTGTGCAGTATCTTATAGCTGTCCGTCTTAGGCAAAAGTATGAAGAACAGTAGGGAAGAATTCTACTGGCACTTTTCATTAATATAGGCAAACCAAGAGCTGTTGAATATATCATAATGttcttttatattaaatattCCTGTAAAggcaatttaaaataatatttgcatCTGTTTTTCAATAAACAATATCAAACAGTCCAATTGTAAACAAGCACACAAAGTATCACAAGAAGTATTTCTTTGGCACTAAGCTTCACAGAAAATAAATGAACTTCTGGACTGCTGTTGACATCATAGAAATATATATGAACCACTATTCACATCATAAAGATCATGTCCCTCTCAATCTGTGGCTGTTTCAAAGATACCCAAGCAGGAAGCAATTTTCATGTTATACATTGCATATTCCAGTTTGTTGACTACTAAGTTATTTGTTGGAGAGGGGGGAATCAATATCAAAGATTACAGCCGAAGAAACTCAACAAGAGAGAGGATATAGGTCAGTTAGTAATATTATTAGTCCTGAACACGGTCATATCCCAATGAACTCTGACTGAGATTTCCTTCCATATCTGTGATGAAGTGAAGTGAAGATTTAATTGtaagcttatttttatttatttatatcctatctttattatttttacaaataactcaatttttacaaataacatatTTAACAAActtgcctcctattttccccacaaccctgtgaggtgggttgagagtgtgtgactggcccaaggtcacccaggtggctttcatggctaagactggATTTAAACTCACGGTCTTCTgcgttctagcctggtgccttaatgacTAGAGTAAAATGGCTCTTTTAAAGTTCCACAAAACTCCTAATATTTGTCTAAAGCTTCAATTTATTACATTGTTATAGTAATCATTTTAGCATTTTGCTTATTATAGCACTACGTAAGAACTGTACTGTACTATACAAATatgaattttattccttttccTGCGCATTCTGTAACATTAACTATTTGTAATGAACAATAGTGACATCTGCTGGCACTAAAATCTCTTGTGCTAAAACATTTCAGACATCCACTTTGAGCAATTAAAATTTTCCCAATGTTTATTCTTATGACATCAAATAATATTGGCACAACACTATTTGGATTTCTTTGTGACTTCTTAAAACCATAAATTTGTCTGGATTCCCATTATAAATTAAGTCATGGAACATTCCCTTcttcctggttgttttcttgaattcCCAATCTATCCTACAGCTTTGGTATTTACTGACGACCTCTCATGTAATAATCATGAActtagtttttattggtcaattaTGTCCTGCTGCAACTGCTCCCATTACTTAGGGCTAATAAAGTGATATTTTGTTATACATAGAATAACCTTATACTTTCCTCTCTAGCAACTACCATTAACTTCAAAAATCCTGTTTCAGTGTATCAATTCTTAGATTACACAATATCCTAAGCAAAAATGGAATTTGCTTGCTTGCAACATAGTATGTTCTGCAGGCTCAAATATTGTGATTGGTAAACGATGGTTAATAATTTATGATACTGCTGGAACCTAGTCGATTGGATTTTAATCATAattaagcaaaatattttttaggATGCTGTATAGCCACTGTCTTAAAGTCAGTACTATTCTTGTTAATTATGACTGACAGAAGTTGAATTCTGAAGTATTTTGAAAGCACCAGGCTGCCTAACAATCTTCTGACTATATTCACTAACAAGTGGGAATTAACggataggatgttgagcttgtcaatcaaaaggtcagcagctcagcggttcaaatccctagtgctgccgtgtaactgggtgagctcccattacttatcccagcttctgccaacctagcagtttcgaaagcatgtaaaaatgcaagaaaaaatagggaccacctttggtggaaaggtaacagtgtttcgtgtgcctttggcgttgagtcatgccgcccacatgaccacggagatgtctttggacagcgctggctcttcaactttgaaacggagatgagcaccgccccctagagtcgggaatgactagcacgtatgtgcgaggggaacctttacctttaccgtaaTCATTTCTGAACATCAGTGGTAATTTCTTCATCCTATAttagatcagaaaggttggcggttcaaatccctagtataggtctcctgcaggagcatgggattggactagatgacctccaaggtcccttccaactctgttactgtcacGTCCAGATAAACACGAACAAATGATAACAGTTCTACAAATCTGCTGACATAATGGTAACATTTTTTCCAGTTACATTTGGTTAACACATAATTTCCTTATTGCTTATTTTAAAAGCGTTCCTCTAGCATTGGAAATTCTATTTTAAGACCAAAATCTGAATAGAAATTTTGAAAAGGATAAGACTCCTTGGAAGAGCTGCATTAAATGGAGCACAGAATGGCTGTCACCTTCATAGCTCTTAGCCGATTCTTTTGGAAAGGAATGAATGAAAAACCAGACAGGTAATTAGACTATAAACAGATGAACTGGGCTTTCTTAAGCCATTGCTGCCCGAGGATGATTGAATCTGTAGTCCAATACACAGAAAAGTCACCTCAAACTGTCAGAAGGCCAGAAGAACAGGAAAAAGATCCAGGCTGCCTCTGGCCTATTCATCCATCCTTCCTCCGACTCACCTCACAGGGCCAGACGTGCCCAACAGAGTATTCATTTCATAAGCAGGTTTTATACTTAATGGGATCCAGCTTCTCAGTTTTTGAACGTGAACCCTTAATTCTGGATTAAGCCTTATTTTAGACAGATCTCCCTTTTCTCTCCAGCACCGGCGGTTTTGACAGATGGCATTTATTTCTCCAGCGCTTCCTTTGAAGGTCGCTTCTTCCAGCTAAATTTCCAGCCTAACATTTAGAAGCCAGCAATAACACTCGAGCCTCTTCCTCAAAGTCGTAAGGAAATAACCGGCATCCGGAGAAATTCAGCGAAAACGGTCCCTAAAAGGCGAGGCACCGTTCCATCTCTGATTTGGGCACTTCCGGTTTACACCAGTCGTGCTTTTGCCGGTCTATGTGTCCTTCCcccctttaaaaaagaaagaaagaaactcattTCATGCTTTTTATGCCTAACTCTTAAGACAAGCGAATAAATGGACAATTTCTACAGAGGAGACAAGGTCAAAGCGTGTGGGCTCAATAGAACTGATCGGGGACGGGGGGAAGACCGTCAGACACGGAGGTGAAAAACAGCGGCTTTTAGTTTCGagcaaatgaaaaaaatgcaCGTCACTGATTCTTAATCTCGGCAACTTTAatttatgtggacttcaactccagaattgttGGCTAAGAAATTGTGAAAGTTGAGGTCCACGCATCGTAAAATTGCCGAGGACGAGGAAAACTTCTCTATAGTTTCTAGTTCTATCATTTAGGGGTGGGATTATAGGAATCCTTTTGTTATTACGTAAACCAGAGTTCTGGCTTGCTGAtcgtcccctcccctcccgccccAGCAAGAACGTGATCCTCCCTCTTCAACCTGGGGTCTCATtggtcactcttttttttttttttttttgacggaATGACACCGCCCTTCAAATCCATGAGCAACGCACACAGGAATTTCTTTCTTTGCGTCGTTTtacatctctattttttttttgtctttagtaCGAGTTCTACCTCGCTCGTTCTTATTGGATATCATGCCACGAGAGATGTTGTCAAGTCTTATTATCTTGAATGCTTATTGGCTAGACACCATTCGTAGCTTCAATCCGGAACAAATAAGGTggtgctgtgtttttttttttttttagtgccgttgccgGTTTTCCTGGACACGCGGCCCTGTCTACGTTTGAcggagggaggcagagaatcgCGCTGCGACATGTCTGTTTTCCACGACGAAGTTGAGATAGAGGACTTCGAGTACGATGAGGACACGGAGACCTACAGCTATCCGTGCCCCTGTGGAGACCGCTTTCTTATTACGCGGGTAAGAGGATGAGCGAGCCAGTCATTTCTATGTACAAGAGACATTGCATGTTTACGTGGACATATCTCACCTTGGAGCAAACCCTCAAAATACAGATTGTTCTTGACTGTTCGGCATGTGGGAAAATAGAAATGTGAATATAGGCAGCCATCAAGCCTATTGCCTTTCCGTCTTCCTCAAGCTAGACTCAGAAGCATTGTTTTTCaaatcagcaactttaagatgggtggatttcaactccccaaatAGCCAGCACGCCAAGTTTGATCAACATTGCTTCAGCGCTTTACAAACATGTTTGGATTCCAAGCACTcctggattaggattaggattatatCCAGTATATCTAGAAAGTGTCAAATTTGGGAGGGGCTGATGTGTCTTCTGTGTTCAGTCAAGGTgagttataaaatattgtaataattTATTGCAACTGAGATGTTCAAACAGGCATTGGCAACTTGGTGCTCTGTTATAGGGCAAGGCAAATCGGATATAATCTTattacatttaaaagaaaaaagattgatAAGCCTGAGAAGCTTTGGATGGACAGAAGCATTTTAATGCAGTCCATCCTAACCTCAGTTTAAAAGTCAGGACCTGTAGTTTAATCTTAGCAcaaaattaaatcaatcaatacAACATTAAGTAATGTAGACTTTATGTTCCTGAGGCAAGGATAGACATTCTTCAGCCGTGATGGAACTATTGTGGGTATTTAATGCTCTTTTCTGAGTTGAAAGATTTCTTCAGAATGTTACAACGTGGGTGAGTCCATCCAAGAAAATGTCCACATTTACCCAAGCTGTGCATTTCAGCACTATGATTTTGGGAAATAATTTGTATGGATATGGTTGAAAAGATAAAAATTTATTTCTGATCATAGctatttgagatctattattagtTCCCTTCTGATGAACACATGCCCTAAACCAAAATTAGAAAAGCGTCTAAATAACTGAACTGCTGAGATCTCAGAGGGTAGAAAGAATTAAGTATTCAGcgggtttttaaaattaaacttttaaaTCAGTCCTATATAAATATGTTATGACAGCCTTTATTGTATATTATCATGGTAAGTATGACCAGCAAGAAACGTTTTTTCAGAGAAGATAATATTGATAATCACTCAAACAAAATACTCTGAAGGACATCTGCCACCTAAAGCAGTGCAGAATTTGTCAATAAGTGAATTATTGAGCTAAGTTCATGGCCTTTAGGGGAAACTTTAGTGGAATTTTGTTTTGGAGTTCTCTTATTTGGAGTTCTTTTCTCTTGAGAATTCCAAAACAAAATTGAGACTCagattatatataataaattaacATTTCTTTTCTCACTCTTTCTTGGGTGCTCAACCAGTTGTAATATTATACGGATTCATAGAAGACATCTttagaaatcaaaaatacttagaTTTTGAGGTGAATAAAACATTGCTTTTTGGCAGAAAAATTAGCATATGGACAGTTGGATCTGGATCCAAATACAGCTTTGGATATACCCTGATATTCTACCTATTCAAATTTCAACATGTTCAGTGAATTGAGACCCCGTACAGTTGTGAGAAGCGTTGTGATACTTCAGAATTATCTAGCAGACAGGACTTGGATTTTGCCCTCTTCTTTTTACACATTAAATGGCATGCTTTATTAAGGGGTCAAATTCTTATGTATTATTGCAGGAAGATCTGGAGAATGGGGAAGATGTGGCGACCTGCCCAAGTTGTTCACTTATAGTCAAAGTGATCTATGACAAGGTGAGGAATAAGGAGGGATGAATGTTGTACTTGTTTTAAACTGCTGTTTTCACAGATGGTGACATATTATTTATTCAAGATCAGTAACCAGCAAAGATCATCCAGCTCTGATGCTAAGATGTTCTACtctcctccccacctgaaaggaactctgattcaactgccagttgccttatattaacacacactgatgctaaggagttagacgttctactccccctccccacctgaaaagaactctgttccaactgccagttgcctcacATTGCATTACCTCAGTTCAAACTGGCAGACATTCCACTCTTTCATTCAGGAGAAATCTTGGGTTCCTTTAAATCCATAAATCTGCAAGTATATTAACAAAGGGTCTGACCAGGCAGCACTCACCATTGAAGATCTGGACAAGGTATGAGGCAGAACGATATATCAGCAGCTCTGAGGCATCCTGGTGCATTCTCTGCTTCCCTATTCACGAAAGGTTTCCTCCTGCTATGCACCTTGCTGTACATCTCAAAAACAGCTAGAGAGTTTATTTTACTGAGGACAATGTTGTTGAGAGGATCAATAACCCTCCAAAAACAACACTTCTGGCGTTTTTTGAGCTGTTCAAAGTCAATGCTTTTACAAGGACCCTTTTATATTGTAAAGTTCCAACTTACTACATATGGAAAGGCAACCAGTTCTGCGGGAGGAAACAAGGAAAGTACCAAGTTATCTGGGGGTGAAAAAAGATAAGGTTTTGGGTAGAGTGTACACCGTCCATCCCAGTAATGCTGAGTACTACTACCTATGCTGCCTCTTGCATGAGATCCATGGCCCCATGTCATTTACTGCCCTAAAAACTGTGCCAGGGGTACTTCAACTGACATTTCAAGCAGGGTGCAGTGCACTTGACTTGCTGGAAGACGATGCTCACTGGAATCGCACTGTGAAAGAAGCCTCCATCTCTGACTTTCCAAACAAAATCTGTGAGCTGTTTGCCATCATGTTGGTTTtctgccaagttggagaccctcTAAAATTGTGAGAGATATACAGAGAGAGTCTTGTGGAAGATGTTACACAGCTAATGGAGAGAGATTGTGGAGATGCCCAACTGGTCCTCCAAATTGTTTACAACCAATGCCTTATCCTTCTTGAGGATATTGTTATATCCATGTCAGGTAAAACACTCCTATACTTCAGATTTCCACCACCTTCACGAAAGCAAGGAGCCATTGCCAGCAACTGTCAGTACCTGAATGAACTGTCTTATAATAACATTCAACTGACAGAAGCAGTTGCTGTGATTGTTCCAAAATTAAATCAAGAACAGAGGAAAGCCTACGATGAAATCATGCACAGTATTGCTTCTGATTCTGGGCAGTTGTTTCTTGATGCTCCTTATGGCACTGGCAAAATGTTCTTTATCTGTTGCTGGCCAAAATTAGGGATGGAAGGAATATCGCCTTTGCTGTTGCTTCCTTGGGAATTGCAGCTACCTTGATCGATGGAGGCAAGACGGCTCAATCTGCCTTCAAGTTTTCTCTCAACCTGAATCATTCTGAGTCTGCAGAATGTAACATCTCTAAGCAGAGTGACATGGCTCAGGTGCTTTGAGAAGCCAAAATTATCATGTGGGATGAgtgcaccatttatttatttatttatttattgtttcaatttctataccgcccttctcccaaaggactcagggcggtttacagccaaagtaaagacagttagtacaatttttaggaccagtttaaaaggaaaatttagagttggttgaagaacttaaaaccaataaaatcccttattaaaaccccactaggccagtcctgcacggtgaaacaaaaatgttttcagctcacgtcgaaaggtccgaagatcagggagttgacggatacctggtggtaacttgttccagagggttggtgcccccacagagaaggccctccccctgggcgctgccagccgacattgaccaTGACTTATAAAGGAAGTATTGAGGCTTTATTCAGGATACTTCAGGACATGAGGGGCAGCAACCGTCTTATGGGTGGCGTTATGGTGCTTTTGACTGGTGACTTCAGACAGACGTTGCCTGTTGTGCCATGAGGAACACGTACAGATGAAGTCAAGGCCTGTCTCAAATCATCCATCTTTATGGCCTAATGTCAAAGTCCTATCCTTGAGAGTTAATATGCGTGTCCACCTTCAATGTGATTTGAGGGCAGAAGAGTTTTCTAACTTATTACTTGATATTGGTTATGGTAAGCTTTTGGAAGAGGAgggaaaaataattattgcaaGTAATCTTTGCGATGTTGTGAGAGATCTGACCAGCTTGATTGACAGAATATACCCCAACATTCATCAGGCTGGAGTGGATCGTGCTTCATGGCTGAGGGAAAGAGCTATTCTCACTCCAACAAACGACTCAGCCAACAGCATCAACAACTTTCTGCTTGAGAAGCTGTCCACTGGTATTAAGTGTTTTCCCATGGTATTAATCTTTTTCAGAGATCTTGTTTGTAGAACCATTGTTTTATCAGGAAATTACTTTTTGTCATTAAAATAAATGATTCATTATTTGGttgtttatatttaattaataccAGCCTTATATTAATACATATGTagtatatttgtgtatttataatatatatgttaatatattattgtttttttaatttcaggaa
Above is a window of Ahaetulla prasina isolate Xishuangbanna chromosome 4, ASM2864084v1, whole genome shotgun sequence DNA encoding:
- the DPH3 gene encoding diphthamide biosynthesis protein 3 yields the protein MSVFHDEVEIEDFEYDEDTETYSYPCPCGDRFLITREDLENGEDVATCPSCSLIVKVIYDKEQFMCGEEISPLTESKKLVKC